The genomic segment GTCCGTCAATTGGACCAATATACGTAAAGCCTAGCTCTTCGAAGAGAACGCCAGATACGAGCAAGTACTTCATGCTGTCCTTGAAGCGTTCAGCCATGTGAGCTAATTTGCCCCCTACAGCAGGAATGGATTTCAACAATCCTTCGACTTCATCCTTCGCCCATTGATAGTTCTCCGTCGAGCGAATTTTCCCCAAGTAGTTGTGCAAGGCACCAACGTTTGGCGCGATGGACATTTCGTTATCATTTAACACAACGATGACATTCTTGCGCTCATGACCGATGTGGTTCAAGGCCTCCAGAGCCATACCGCCTGTCAGCGCACCGTCTCCGATCACAGCAACGACATGGTTCTTTTCTTTTTTCAAATCCCGCGCAGTTGCCATCCCCATTGCGGCAGACAGCGACGTGCTGCTATGCCCGGTTTCCCATACGTCATGCGGGCTTTCCACCATTTTGGGAAACCCGCACAACCCTTTGTACTGACGCAAGGTCGGAAACATCTCCCGGCGTCCTGTCAGCATTTTATGTACATATGCTTGATGTCCGACATCCCAGATCAGCTTGTCCTTGGGACTGTCAAAAACATAGTGCAGCGCTAGCGTCAGCTCGACGACACCCAGATTCGGCGCGAGATGTCCGCCTGTTTTCGAGAGCGTTTCGATTAGAAACTGACGGATCTCGGATGCCAATGTATGCAACTGCGGTTGCGTGCACTTTTTCAAGTCTTGAGGATCATTTATAGTAGTAAGCAGCATTGGTATTCCTCACTTTCCACTGTTCGTTCTCCGGCGATTGTGCATGCTGCATATCAATCAAGCCACTAGAAAACCCGGCTTTTCTTATTGCTATAGCCGATTCCGCTTATTTTCAGCTTGATTCATTATAACGGTTTCTTAATAAAAACACCACTTTTGATCAACATATACGAATATGAAGGCGATATCTTGCATTTTCTGGTAAGATGGTTTGGAATACATAATCCGAACAAAAGAGGTGGACGTCCGTGAAGTTCTCACAAATTCAGTATGAGCGCATGGATATGGACAAAGTTGAAGGACAATTCGCGCAATTATTGGAAGCGTTTCAACATGCTTCAAGCTTCTCCGAGCAAGATACGATCATGGCTCAATTGAACAAACTGCGACAAGAAGTGGAATCTGCGCGGAATGTCGCACAAATTCGCCACACAATCAATACAGAAGATCCCTTCTACAAAGCGGAGCAGGACTATTGGGATGATGCAACTCCTTTGTATACTGGCATCGTTTCCCGCTATTATCAGGCGATCGTCGATTCACCCTTCCGCGCTGAATTGGAAGAAAAATGGGGAGCACAGCTGTTTCGCATCGCAGAGAGCACACTCCGTACATTTTCTCCGGAAGTTATCACTGATTTGCAGGAAGAAAACCGTTTGGCCAGTCAATATGTCGCACTGAAAGCTTCTGCCAAAATCATGTTTGAAGGAGAAGAGCGAAACCTTTCGGAGATGGTTCCTTTTACAATTGCAAAAGATAGAGACATACGAAAACGCGCTAATGAAGCGAAGTATGATTATATGCGGCAACATACGGACGAATTTGATCGCATTTACGATACTCTCGTCAAGGTACGCACACGCATCGCCAAAAAACTCGGCTTCAATAGCTTCGTGGAGCTAGCCTACGCACGTATGAATCGTACCGATTACAACGCAGAAATGGTAGCCAGTTTCCGCCGGCAAGTGCTTGAGCACATCGTTCCAGTAGCGTCAAAGCTCGTTGAACGTCAGCGCCAACGCATTGGTGTCGATACACTAGAGTATTACGATCTTTCCTTTGATTTCGCTACAGGGAATCCAAGCCCGAAAGGCTCTCCGGAATGGATTGTGGAAAACGGGAAAAAGATGTATGCCGAGTTGTCACCTGAAACCGACGAATTTTATAACTTCATGCTAGACAATGACTGTTTAGATCTATTGAGCAAAAAAGGAAAGGCTACAGGCGGCTACTGTGAATACATCAGCCACTACAGACTCCCCTTTATTTTCGCCAATTTTAACGGTACCTCTGATGATATTGACGTACTTACGCACGAGGCAGGGCATGCGTTTCAAGTGTATGTAAGCCGGGATTTTGAGGTTCCTGAATATCATTTTCCAACCTATGAGGCATGTGAAATACATTCGATGAGCATGGAATTTTTGACATGGCCATGGATGGAGCATTTTTTCAAGGAAGATACCGACAAATACAAATTCTCTCATCTGAGCAGCGGTCTCCAGTTCATTCCGTACGGCGTCTCTGTGGATGAGTTCCAGCATGTTGTCTACGAGAACCCAGATATGACCCCGGCAGAGCGTAAACACGCTTGGCGTGAAATTGAGCGCAAGTACCTCCCGCATCGCAATTATGCACAGAATGAGTATCTTGAGGAGGGCGGGTTCTGGCAGCAGCAAACGCATATTTTCCAAAGTCCCTTCTATTACATCGACTACACACTTGCACAGATTTGCGCGTTCCAATTTTGGAAACGATCTCAATCTGAGCCGAAGCAAGCTTGGGAGGATTATTTGACGCTTTGCCAAGAGGGAGGCAGTAAATCGTTTCTCGAGCTGGTACAAGTGGCGAAGCTGTATTCTCCATTTGAGGACGACTGTATACCATCGGTGATTGGCGAGATTGAACAATTTTTAAATAGCATTGACGACAAAAGCTTGTAATAGGTAGTTACACAAAAAAGCTGGCATTTCCCGTATGGGTTGCCAGCTTTCCCTTATTTATTGCGATCACGCACGTAGTCGGCCAAAGGGCTGAGTGCTGAATTCTCGATTCCCGCATCTGCAAGCGCTGCTTTTGCCTCCGCAATCAATTCATCAAGACGCGCCTTCGATTCGGCTAGACCAAGAAGCGATGGGTACGTCGCTTTTTCCCGATCCGCATCGCTGCCAACTGCTTTCCCCAGCTCTTGGGCATCCCCTTCCACATTCAAGATGTCATCCTGAATTTGAAAAGCAAGACCAATGCAAACACCATAGCGTGTCAATGCTTCCATTTGACCTTCGGATGCTTCAGCGAGGTAGCCTCCCCCGCGCAAGGCTGCGATCAAGAGATCACCCGTTTTGTGACGATGAATAAATTCGAGCTGATCGAGGTTTAGGCGCTTGCTCTCCCCTTCGATATCAGCCATCTGTCCGCCAACCATGCCAGTTGCTCCTGCGCGTTTTCCCAGCTCCGCAATCAGTTTCACGGTAGTAGCCGCTGAAACATCCGCGCGATCCATGTAAGCTTCTGCAATGTATGCGAACGCTCTCGTCAGCAAGGCATCTCCTGCGAGAATGGCTGTTGCTTCACCGAATACTTTGTGGTTGGTCGGTTTTCCGCGACGAAGATCATCGTCGTCCATCGCAGGGAGGTCATCGTGAATCAAGGAGTACGTATGTATCATTTCCAAGGCAGCCGCAAATGCCACACCCCGTTCAATCGGCTTGTCCAGTGCTTCGAGGACCGCCAACACCAGCATGGGACGCAACCTTTTTCCGCCTGCCATGAGCGAATACTTCATGGATTCGTACAAGTTTTCCGGAACTCCTTGCTGCTCAAGGGCAGGCAGGAGTCTTTGTTCTATAAAGGCGGTCTTCTCCACCAAATAACTCTCGAATGTATGCACGCCGATCATGATTCTCCTTCCACGCGAAAAGCCTTCTGCTTTACCTGTCCGTCTTCTTCCACCAACTGGGTAATCTTCGCTTCGATTGCATCCAGCTTTTGGCCACAAATTCTGGAAAGAGTTACTCCTTCCTGATAAAGCGTAATCGCTTCTTCGAGGGGAATATCTCCTTCCTCGAGTCGATTGACGACTTCTTCCAGACGCTTCATCGCGTCCTCGAACTGCATATCAGTCTCTTGTTCTGTTTTCTTGCGAGCCACTCTGCTTCTCCTCCTCCCGGTTCACTTTTTCCACACGCGCAGTCGCACTGCCATCACTTAATCGTACCATGATCTCGTCACCAGGGGCAAACTGTTCCACCGATTTCACGAGTCTGTCATTGGTGTATACGAGTGAGAATCCACGCTGCATGACCTTCAGCGGACTCAGTGCTTCCAACGTAGCTACACGAGCTGCGAATGCCATTCTTTTTTGGTTGAGACGCCCCAGCATCCGTTCGTCCAAGGTGGCGCGGAGTTTAGACAGATTTTTTCTTTTATCCCCGATTTGATCAGCGAGGCGATAGCGCTTGATCTGTTCGTCTAATCTCGCATAGCGTTCGCGTCTTCTTTCCAGCAAATGCTTCATCGATTGTCGCATCCGCAAATGTGCCCGATCCAATCGTTCTGCGGCTTCCTCGAGCCTCCGCTCCGGCTGGCGCATCGCATACGAATTGCTCAAGCGTGTCAAACGGTTTCTCTGCTCTGTCATGGTACCACGCACTGCTCGATGCATCCGTATTTCGAGCTGCCGCACTCTCTCGACCCATTCCAAATAATGCGGTACAGCCAATTCAGCAGCTGCTGTCGGCGTAGCTGCCCGGACATCTGCTACGAAATCGGCGATCGTCACATCCGTCTCGTGTCCTACAGCGGAGATGACAGGGATGAGTGATGCAGCAATTGCCCTCGCTACGTTTTCATCATTAAACGCCCACAGCTCCTCAATGGAACCACCACCGCGCCCAACGATGAGAACATCAATGTCAGGCTGATCGTTCATGATCCGAATTGCGGAGACAATCGATGCAGGTGCATCCGCACCTTGGACAACTGCTGGTGAAAGTACAATCTCTGCCTGCGGATATCGCCTGCGAATCGTCGTGCAAATATCTCGAATGGCCGCTCCTGTCGGAGAAGTAACGACACCGACACGTTTGGGAAAACGCGGGAGCATTCGCTTCCTCTCTGCTGCGAACAACCCTTCTTGAGCCAATTTTTCTTTCAGCTGCTCAAATGCTAAATAAAGCGAGCCGAGACCATCTGGCTGCATTTCTTTTGCGTACAACTGATATGCGCCATCCCGTTCGTATGCAGAAATAGACCCGCGTACAATTGCTTTTGCCCCATCTTTTGGCAAGAAACGCAGGAAGCGGTTATGGCTCGCAAACATGACGACTTTGATACGTGACTGCTTGTCCTTTAGCGTGAAATACATATGACCGCTGGAATGGTGGGTAAAATTGGAGATTTCCCCTCTCACCCATATATCTTGCAGGTGGGGTTCCTTTTCCAGCACCAGCTTAATATAACGATTGAGATCACTGACAGATAAGATATCTTGTAATGCCATGCGGCCCCTCCTTTACAAAAACTTGGCTTAGCCGTGCATGTAACAAGGACTATGCAAAAGAATGGATAAAGCTTATGCCTTATCCATTCTATAATAAGTTGCCGATTTTCCTTCTATTGTTTTGCTTGCTTTTTTGCTGCCGCAACGGTATTTTTCAGCAGCATCGTAATCGTCATCGGGCCAACACCGCCTGGAACAGGTGTTAAAAAGCTAGCCACTTCTTTGACTTCGTCGAACTTGACATCTCCAACCAGCTTACCCGTTTCGATGCGATTCACACCAACGTCAATGACGACAGCGCCCGGTTTGACATGCTCCTTGCCGATCATATGAGCCCTACCGGTTGCAACGACGAGGATGTCTGCCTTTTGGGTGTATTCCTCGAGATTTTGCGTGCGAGAATGACACATGGTTACCGTAGCATTTTCCTGTTGCAGTAGCAATGAGACCGGCTTACCAACGATGTTGCTTCGTCCGATCACCACGGCATGTTTGCCTGCCATTGGGGTGCCTGTGCGCTTGATCAATTCAATAACCCCGTGCGGCGTGCAAGGAAGCATCGTATCATTTCCCAATACCATGTTTCCTACACTAATCGGATGGAAACCGTCCACATCTTTTTCAGGTGCTATGGCTTCAATTACCGCATGCTCTGAAATATGAGCAGGAAGAGGAAGCTGAACCAAAATCCCATTAACGTTCGGATTTTCGTTCAACTGTTGAATGATAACCAACAACTCTTCCTCTGTGATGTCAGCGTCCTTCCTAATAATCTCGGATGAAATACCGACTTCCTCGCAGCCTTTTGCTTTCCCACGTACATAGGAGTGAGAAGCTGGGTCGTCCCCCACAATGACAACAGTCAACCCCGGTACGATCCCTTGCTTTTTCAATTCAGCTACTTCGTTCGCCAATTCGGCCCGAATACTCTGTGCTACTTCTTTTCCCTGAAGAATGGTTGCAGCCATGGAGAAAATGCCTCCTTTATCAACGTCGATACGTTAAGTGTACCGATTTCCCCCTCAGCTGTAAAGCCGAATTATAAAAAGTTCGCATTTATTTAATGTTCGTCTTTTGCTTCATCCACCCCAACATAGCGACTCCATAGGCATTATCACCGGAGTAAACGGGGTCACAGAAGTACAGCTTCGCCTTCACAGCAGGGTGTTCCAGGCGTTTGATCAGCCGCTCGCGTATGTAATAATTAGCAGCTACTCCTCCAACAATCAAGATGTCCTTCGGGTAGCCTTGCTCTACTGCATGGCGCAATGACTTCTCTAGTGTATTGGCAATGCATTGCTCTGTCGCCCGCGCAATCTCAGCAGGGCTCGTACTACCCTTCTCCACTTCCCGCAAAAGCGATGCTTCTGGACCAGAAAAACTAAAGGAAAGCCCGTCAACCGCTGAAGAAATCCGAAACCCGCCTGTTGAGTCCTTGGCTAACTGTTCCAACGCGGGACCGGCAGGAAAGGACAGTCCGAGTGCCACACCAATCCGATCGACCAGTTGACCTGCGTGCAGATCGATCGTCCCACCGATTTTCTCAATGGCATAACCGGCTGTATGACGCTCGCACAACAACAACTCGCTGGTGCCGCCAGACAAATGCACAGCCAAAAAGCGATCCTCTGTCGGACGCACCTCAGCGGTATATTCCCCCGCCGCGATATGTCCCTCTTGATGAGTCGTCAAGTGCAGGGGAACCCGCAAATAAGTCGCCAACGATTTCGCCAAGCCCTCGCCTACCTTAAATACAGGCATATAAGATCCGTCTTGCGGACGCGGCTTCTCGCTCACGCAAATCGCTGCAATCTCGTAATCCTTCCACTTCATCTCTTCACTTAATTCCGGCAGGTTCATCACATGCTGAAAGACGGCTTCGGATTGTTGCAGTCCGCGCTTGCCCTCCTTTACTTTCAGAAGGCGTTTTGCTTCTGCGACAATTCGGCCGTCTTCCTCAGCCAAGCACAGTGATGTCCGGTAATTGCTCGTGTCGATTCCCAACATTACCTTACTCATGCTTGTATCTCCTACCTGTTACGCCTGCTTGGTTTCACGTGATTGCAAGAAGCTCGACAACACACCGTTAATGTATCGGTGGGACTGCTCGTCGCTAAAGAGCTTCGCGATTTCAATCGCTTCGTTCATCACGACTTTGTCAGGAGTGTCTTGCTCGAACATGATCTCGTAAAACGCCAGACGAAGAATAGCTCGATCTACATTGGCGATGCGTTCCAATTGCCATCCACGCAGATACTTCTTGATTTCTGAATCAATCTCAGTCAAGTTCTTCAATACACCATCGAGGAGATAACGCAAATACTGTGCATTTTCCTCGGATTCTTCCATGACGAGGGCAACCGCATCCGTTAGCGGAACCTCTGCCATATCGATTTGGAAAAGACATTGGACTACTTTTTCTCGTGCTGTTCTTCGTTTCATACCATTCATTCACCTACTAATTAAAATGAGCTCGGACTTTCCTTCTATCACCGAAACTTGCCTGGCAAAATCTTGTCGAGAATTTCACGCAAGTCTTCTTTATGATCGAGCTTGCGACCAATATAATACCCGGTCCCGACAAACACAACAAAAACCAGTGTATCCCAAAATCCCACGAGAAGGTAGATGATGCCTAAAAAAAGTCCGGCCAAAACCCCCATTAGCTTCCCCTTGTGTTCCCACATTAACTCCCGCACCATTTACTTCACCTTCTATTCCACCCGTTTACGAGCCGCGTAGTTTTCCTGCTGAGCTACTTCCGTCACGACAATGGCTACCTCAGAAATGACAACACCAGCAATCCCTTCGACTTGCTCCTTCACGTCAGCCTGTAGCTTCTGTGTCAGTTCAGGCAATGGCGTCTCTCCATCTACTGAAACACGCAGGGTGATAATATTGCCGCTCTCGAGTGCTTTGACTGTCGTTTTCATATCGCGCACTCCTTTAACACGGCGCGCTGCACGCTCAGCAATGGTCTGGATCGTCTGAATCGTAATGTTGACCTCACCCAAATCACTGCGCTGACGGATTCCCCGTTCTACTTTAGGCTTGTTAGAGCGGAAAGAACTGAAAAAGAAGCGAAGGCTAACTACGAGGAAAATGATCGCGACAATGAGATAGGTGATGTTCGTACCCGCCAGCACCTGATCCACGTATGGACGGAAAAAGTCTTGCGGGATCAATCCGCTGGTCGCTGCTATCGCGATGCAGGACAAAACAATGAGCGCAAAGCTGTAAATCGTCAAGATAAAGCGGTCAAACAAGTTCACAAGCACCTCTCCTTTCAGCCATGTTTGAAAAAGGAGACAAACACGGCACGCTCCAGAAAACTCCATGAATTTACGCGGAAAGCCTAAACAAAATCAGGTTTTCAAATGAGGAAAATGCCCCCTGTTCGTAGGGGGCATCCATCCGCTGCTTGTTAGCGCACGCGCTGGTGTTCTTCGACCGGTACTGGTGCCGGCGCTTTTTCTTCTGCTTTCAACTCAACATCAACGATATGTACGTTTACTTCAACTACTGAAAGACCTGTCATGCTCTCAATCGCATTGCGTACACTATCTTGAATATTTCGAGCGACTTCCGGGATGCGATGTCCGTATTTAACAATGATCGAAACATCCACCGCTGCTTCGCGGGAGCCAACCTCTACACGCACACCACGTGCTATATTTTTACGGCCTAAACGTTCAGCTATTTCTCCTACGAAACCGCCGCTCATTTGCGCCACACCTTCTACTTCGGACGCAGCCATGCCGGCGATCACTTCCAACACTTCGGGAGCGATCTGGACCTTACCAAGCTCTGTTCTATCTAAATCTGGAGTAAACTCTTCCATGCTTCGCACCTCCCTTTAATTTGTAATTCATTATACCAAGCACACCGTATTTTTACAAATCAGCCCTACTTACTCTTCATCCAGGTTCAAGTCGTAGGTTTCCAAGAATTTCGTATCGAAATTCCCGCTGACAAATACTTCGTGCTCCAATACCTTCAAATGGAATGGAATCGTTGTCGTAATACCCTCTATGACGAATTCGCTCAAGGCACGCTTCATACGGTCAATCGCTTCGTTACGATCCTTGCCCCACACAATCAGCTTGGCGATCATAGAGTCGTAGTAGGGCGGAATGGAATATCCCGCATACGCTGCACTGTCTACGCGCACACCAAAGCCGCCTGGCGCCAAATATTCCGTGATACGACCTGGCGAAGGCATAAAGTTTTTCGCAGGATTCTCAGCATTAATGCGGCATTCAATAGCCCAGCCGTCCAGTTGGATATCCTCTTGCGTAAAGGACAATGGTTGACCTGCCGCTACGGTCAGCTGCTCCTTGATCAGGTCAAAGCCAGTCACCAGCTCGGTTACAGGGTGCTCTACCTGAATACGTGTATTCATTTCCATGAAGTAGAATTGTCCGTGTTTGTCCAGCAAAAACTCGACAGTGCCCGCACCGTGATAGGAAACGGCCTTTGCCGCCGCAACCGCAGCTTCACCCATTTGTCGGCGCAGCTCTTCACTCAATGCTGGAGATGGCGCTTCCTCGATCAGCTTTTGGTGACGACGTTGGATGGAGCAGTCGCGCTCACCCAGGTATACGGCATTGCCATGCTTGTCTGCCATGATTTGAATTTCCACATGGCGTGGGCCTTCCACGAACTTCTCCAAGTAAACCCCTGGATTGCCAAAAGCCGTTTTTGCCTCGTTTTGCGCCTGACGGATTGCTTTTTCCAAATCTGCGTCGTCTACGGCTACGCGCATTCCGCGTCCGCCGCCACCCGCTGTCGCTTTGACCATGACAGGATAGCCAATCTCGTTTGCGGTGACTACAGCGTCAGCCACATCTTCGATCAAGCCTTCCGTACCTGGTACAGTAGGTACACCTGCCGTTTTCATCGTATCCTTCGCTGTGGACTTGTCCCCCATCTTCACAATTGCTTCTGGGTCTGGACCGATAAAGGCAATGTTGCAGGCGGTACAAATCTCGGCAAAGTCGGCGTTTTCCGCCAAGAAGCCATAACCAGGATGGATGGCGTCTGCCCCTACCTTGGTCGCTACACTCATGATGTTTGCTATATTCAAATAGCTTTCCTTGGATGCCTTTGGACCAATACAGTAGGCTTCGTCGGCCAGCTTCACATGAAGCGCTTCACGATCCGCTTCGGAGTAGACGGCGACCGTACGAATGCCCAACTCGCGGCATGCCCGGATAATACGCACGGCAATCTCCCCGCGATTGGCAATCAATACTTTTTGAAACATTCCGCTCTCCCCCACCTTATTCTGGCTTCACCAAAAACAATGCTTGGCCATACTCAACCAATTGGCCGTCTTCTACGAGCACTTTCACGATCTCGCCGCTTACTTCTGCTTCGATTTCGTTAAAGAGTTTCATGGCTTCCACGATGCAAACGACTTTGCTCGCAGTTACTTTGTCACCAGCTTGTACGTAAGGCGGCTTGCCTGGTTCTGGTGCGCTATAGAAAGTCCCTACCATTGGAGATACAATCTTGTGGAGATTTGCTTCATCCGATGCTTGTACAGCTGCTTTCGGAGCTTCTGCTGCGACTGGCGCTGCTGCGGCAACTGGCTGAGCCGGGATATGTGCTACTGGTGCTGCAACAGGAGCTTGAACCGCTGGTTGCGTGACGACAATCGTTTCCGTACCATTGGATTTTTTCAGAGACACCTTGGCACCTTCTGTTTCCAAGTTAAATTCTTGAATGGATGATTGATCAATTAACTTAATGATTTCGCGGATTTCATGCATTTTCATTACGAACAAGCACTCCTTCTTTTCTTTCAATAGAGGTTCGTGGAGTCCATTATGTATCCTTTTGGCAAACCATAAATCCATGGTAGCCTGTTGCCTATACCACGTCAAGAAAGGATTTCCCCGCTTCTTTTCCAACAGAAGCGAGAAAATCCTTACCATCATGCCCGTTTCCCTTGTCCCTTATAACGGGGGGCACAACCTAGTTTCTTAGGAAGACTTGTATTCAACGATAATGTTAGTGGCTGGGAGATTCAAGTGTTGCTTCACACTTGCGATGATCTCTACTACTTCATTTGCGCTTAATTTATCTTTTTGTACAATGACTGTCGCCTTGTCATTTTTGACGGTAACTACCGCATCCTGGTAGCCACTCGCCTTGAGCATTTCTTCTGCAGTCATCGTAGCACTTTCCATATTGGACAATTCTTCAAACTTGGCCATCGCTTCTGCTACTGCCTGTGGAGAGGAATCCGTGCTGTTTACGATCGCAAGCTGTTCGTCTTTTTGTTGCTGCAGCATGGCTTCGCGTTTCATTTTGTATCCTTGGAAGATTTCACTCGCCGTTTCTGCAACTGGGACAACCGTGTTCGTTGCTGCTGGTTTCGCTTCCGGCGCAGCAGGAGTTTTGGCTTCCTGCGTACCACTTTTACCGTCTACCGGAGTTTCCTTTGGAGCTTGATCGACAGGAGTTGCTTGTGGTGCGTGATCTACTTGCTTGGATTCAACAACCACACCGGAAATTTGTTCTTGTTTCTGGACGGCTTGCTCTTGTCCTGATGTTGGGACCTGTTCTTGCGGCCCCTTCACCAAGTAATATCCGGAGAGCACAACCATGACAGCAAGCATTGTCAACAACCATACCGTTTGCTTTCGCAGAATCATTCGCCATTACCTCCTACCCTTTTTTGGGCAATATGGATATTTTATAAGCGGGAACATCCAAAACCTTTTGAACGGCTTCAGTGATCCACGCTTTAACCTGGATGTTATCGGCCCCTTTAGCGACTACCAGGACCCCGCGGACTTGCGGCTTCAGTGTCTTCACGATGACGGGTGCATCTTGCTTCCCACCTTGTACGATGACGACCTGCTCATCTCGTGACTGGTCATTTTGATTGCGGGTTGCCTTTTCTTTGTCCATTTCCTGATTGGTTGAGGAACGAATGTTGCGGTTTTTTTCCACAACGAGCTCTGGTGTTGATTCCAGATTGACCATGACCTCCACTTCGCCTACGCCGACAACAGAAGCGAGAATATCGCGTAGCTGCGTCTCGTAAATGTTTTCGTATTCGGCAATGACATCGGTAGTCGGTGATCCCCCCAGCACCTGGGAAGTTGCATCGCCTCCAGGGGGACCTGGCGCCTCACTCCCTATATCTCCAAATCTGAGTGGCTGATCTTTTTCCACTCTGAGGAAATCCGTCAAAATCATAATGGCTACGCCAATTCCCAATATGACGATGAAATAATGCAGCGGCTTTAGTTTTTGGTTTTTGCCCTTGCTCCCCACTGCGATTTTCTTTTCTTCCTGCATCGTCTCGCCTTGTTGCTTCATGAACAGCGTTTTCAGCTTTTCCCATAATTGGTTCATTGTTTTCACCTCACTTCACTAACGGTATCCGCTACTGTTTTTCTCTTTCTTTCGATTCGTCCGTGATGACAACCTGACTCTTCGAAAGCCCCCACTCTTTGGCGACATCGTTTGTGATTTGCGCGTAAAGTGGATTGTCATGATGAGCTGTTGCTGCCATATCTGATTTGGGATCAGGTTGTATTTCAATTGGTTCGCCAATCGTAATCTCAACAGGCTGGATAGGTTTAATCGGTTCAATCGTGCTCTGCCCTTTTTGCTCTTCCTTGTTCGTGTCACCGACTACCATCTCGATTCGCTCAAGGGTTGGCTTTTCCGGATTTTGCTGATTGACGGTAATCGTGACATCTTCGACAGTTACGCCGTACTGCTCTTTGACACTGGCTTTTACTGAGGACGCTACCTGTGACTGGACGTAAGCGGTCATCTGTTGGTTTTGTTGACCGAGCAGCTTGTCAGTGATGCGTTTCCACTCTGCCGAAGCAGGCTTGTTCAGCTCTTGTTGGTAGCGATCCAGACGAAAGGCCAAATCTTCCTGCGAGAGGCTGAACAGACTAAA from the Brevibacillus brevis genome contains:
- a CDS encoding M3 family oligoendopeptidase, encoding MKFSQIQYERMDMDKVEGQFAQLLEAFQHASSFSEQDTIMAQLNKLRQEVESARNVAQIRHTINTEDPFYKAEQDYWDDATPLYTGIVSRYYQAIVDSPFRAELEEKWGAQLFRIAESTLRTFSPEVITDLQEENRLASQYVALKASAKIMFEGEERNLSEMVPFTIAKDRDIRKRANEAKYDYMRQHTDEFDRIYDTLVKVRTRIAKKLGFNSFVELAYARMNRTDYNAEMVASFRRQVLEHIVPVASKLVERQRQRIGVDTLEYYDLSFDFATGNPSPKGSPEWIVENGKKMYAELSPETDEFYNFMLDNDCLDLLSKKGKATGGYCEYISHYRLPFIFANFNGTSDDIDVLTHEAGHAFQVYVSRDFEVPEYHFPTYEACEIHSMSMEFLTWPWMEHFFKEDTDKYKFSHLSSGLQFIPYGVSVDEFQHVVYENPDMTPAERKHAWREIERKYLPHRNYAQNEYLEEGGFWQQQTHIFQSPFYYIDYTLAQICAFQFWKRSQSEPKQAWEDYLTLCQEGGSKSFLELVQVAKLYSPFEDDCIPSVIGEIEQFLNSIDDKSL
- a CDS encoding polyprenyl synthetase family protein — its product is MIGVHTFESYLVEKTAFIEQRLLPALEQQGVPENLYESMKYSLMAGGKRLRPMLVLAVLEALDKPIERGVAFAAALEMIHTYSLIHDDLPAMDDDDLRRGKPTNHKVFGEATAILAGDALLTRAFAYIAEAYMDRADVSAATTVKLIAELGKRAGATGMVGGQMADIEGESKRLNLDQLEFIHRHKTGDLLIAALRGGGYLAEASEGQMEALTRYGVCIGLAFQIQDDILNVEGDAQELGKAVGSDADREKATYPSLLGLAESKARLDELIAEAKAALADAGIENSALSPLADYVRDRNK
- the xseB gene encoding exodeoxyribonuclease VII small subunit, producing MARKKTEQETDMQFEDAMKRLEEVVNRLEEGDIPLEEAITLYQEGVTLSRICGQKLDAIEAKITQLVEEDGQVKQKAFRVEGES
- the xseA gene encoding exodeoxyribonuclease VII large subunit, encoding MALQDILSVSDLNRYIKLVLEKEPHLQDIWVRGEISNFTHHSSGHMYFTLKDKQSRIKVVMFASHNRFLRFLPKDGAKAIVRGSISAYERDGAYQLYAKEMQPDGLGSLYLAFEQLKEKLAQEGLFAAERKRMLPRFPKRVGVVTSPTGAAIRDICTTIRRRYPQAEIVLSPAVVQGADAPASIVSAIRIMNDQPDIDVLIVGRGGGSIEELWAFNDENVARAIAASLIPVISAVGHETDVTIADFVADVRAATPTAAAELAVPHYLEWVERVRQLEIRMHRAVRGTMTEQRNRLTRLSNSYAMRQPERRLEEAAERLDRAHLRMRQSMKHLLERRRERYARLDEQIKRYRLADQIGDKRKNLSKLRATLDERMLGRLNQKRMAFAARVATLEALSPLKVMQRGFSLVYTNDRLVKSVEQFAPGDEIMVRLSDGSATARVEKVNREEEKQSGSQENRTRD
- the folD gene encoding bifunctional methylenetetrahydrofolate dehydrogenase/methenyltetrahydrofolate cyclohydrolase FolD; amino-acid sequence: MAATILQGKEVAQSIRAELANEVAELKKQGIVPGLTVVIVGDDPASHSYVRGKAKGCEEVGISSEIIRKDADITEEELLVIIQQLNENPNVNGILVQLPLPAHISEHAVIEAIAPEKDVDGFHPISVGNMVLGNDTMLPCTPHGVIELIKRTGTPMAGKHAVVIGRSNIVGKPVSLLLQQENATVTMCHSRTQNLEEYTQKADILVVATGRAHMIGKEHVKPGAVVIDVGVNRIETGKLVGDVKFDEVKEVASFLTPVPGGVGPMTITMLLKNTVAAAKKQAKQ
- a CDS encoding tRNA (adenosine(37)-N6)-threonylcarbamoyltransferase complex transferase subunit TsaD, which codes for MSKVMLGIDTSNYRTSLCLAEEDGRIVAEAKRLLKVKEGKRGLQQSEAVFQHVMNLPELSEEMKWKDYEIAAICVSEKPRPQDGSYMPVFKVGEGLAKSLATYLRVPLHLTTHQEGHIAAGEYTAEVRPTEDRFLAVHLSGGTSELLLCERHTAGYAIEKIGGTIDLHAGQLVDRIGVALGLSFPAGPALEQLAKDSTGGFRISSAVDGLSFSFSGPEASLLREVEKGSTSPAEIARATEQCIANTLEKSLRHAVEQGYPKDILIVGGVAANYYIRERLIKRLEHPAVKAKLYFCDPVYSGDNAYGVAMLGWMKQKTNIK
- the nusB gene encoding transcription antitermination factor NusB; translation: MKRRTAREKVVQCLFQIDMAEVPLTDAVALVMEESEENAQYLRYLLDGVLKNLTEIDSEIKKYLRGWQLERIANVDRAILRLAFYEIMFEQDTPDKVVMNEAIEIAKLFSDEQSHRYINGVLSSFLQSRETKQA
- a CDS encoding DUF2273 domain-containing protein, with protein sequence MVRELMWEHKGKLMGVLAGLFLGIIYLLVGFWDTLVFVVFVGTGYYIGRKLDHKEDLREILDKILPGKFR